Proteins co-encoded in one Flavobacterium sp. M31R6 genomic window:
- a CDS encoding ABC transporter permease, whose product MNLEYFIAKRLITAKDYKSSISAPIINIAISAIAIGMIMMIVSVATGIGLQNKIREKIAAFNGHIIISNYDNNQSEITLLPIEKNQDFYPNFNSVPGVGHVQAIASKAGIIRTETAFEGIIFKGVGNDYQWGNIKEYIVSGKLPNFSKNITQEVVISQFLANRLNLKVGDSFNTFFIKEDQNQLPNVRRFKIAGIFNSGFQQFDATYIIGDIRHIQRINKWNPNQIGAFEVFVKDFNKIKETGDQVYKKTSSTLDSKTIIEKYSYIFEWLQLFDFNIIVILVVMILVATINMVVALLVLILERTQMIGILKALGANNWSVRKIFLYNAFYLIVRGLFWGNLIGISLLLIQQHFGIIQLNPENYYVNQAPVYLNLGYILALNLLTVTICALVLLIPSYIITKISPVKAIRFD is encoded by the coding sequence TTGAATTTAGAATATTTTATTGCCAAAAGACTTATTACTGCCAAAGATTATAAAAGCAGTATATCGGCACCTATAATAAACATTGCAATTTCGGCAATTGCAATTGGTATGATTATGATGATTGTGTCAGTAGCCACTGGAATAGGTTTGCAAAATAAAATAAGGGAAAAGATAGCCGCTTTCAACGGTCATATCATAATTTCAAACTACGATAATAATCAGTCCGAGATTACATTACTACCCATTGAAAAAAATCAAGACTTTTATCCAAATTTCAATTCTGTTCCTGGAGTAGGTCATGTTCAGGCAATAGCGAGTAAAGCGGGAATAATCAGAACCGAAACTGCGTTTGAAGGAATAATTTTCAAAGGGGTTGGCAATGATTATCAATGGGGTAATATAAAAGAGTATATCGTTTCGGGAAAATTGCCAAATTTTTCTAAGAATATCACTCAAGAAGTAGTGATTTCTCAATTTCTAGCCAATCGACTGAATTTAAAAGTAGGAGACTCTTTCAATACGTTCTTTATAAAAGAAGATCAGAATCAATTGCCGAATGTTCGAAGATTCAAAATAGCTGGAATTTTCAATTCAGGATTTCAACAATTCGATGCTACCTATATAATAGGTGATATTCGACACATACAGCGAATCAATAAATGGAATCCAAATCAAATTGGGGCTTTTGAAGTTTTCGTAAAGGATTTCAATAAAATAAAAGAAACCGGGGATCAAGTATATAAAAAGACGTCTTCAACTCTGGATAGCAAAACAATTATTGAGAAATACAGTTACATATTCGAGTGGTTGCAACTTTTCGATTTCAATATTATTGTGATATTAGTCGTAATGATACTAGTCGCAACGATAAATATGGTTGTTGCCTTGTTGGTACTCATCCTGGAGCGAACTCAAATGATCGGAATTCTAAAAGCACTAGGAGCTAACAATTGGTCTGTTAGAAAAATATTCCTTTACAATGCATTTTACCTTATAGTAAGAGGTTTGTTTTGGGGTAATTTAATTGGAATCTCTTTGCTGTTAATTCAGCAGCATTTCGGAATTATACAGCTCAATCCTGAAAATTATTATGTCAATCAAGCACCTGTGTATCTTAATCTGGGGTACATATTGGCTCTAAACCTGCTTACTGTAACGATTTGTGCATTGGTATTGTTGATTCCATCGTATATAATCACCAAAATTTCCCCTGTGAAAGCAATTCGCTTCGATTAA
- a CDS encoding YkgJ family cysteine cluster protein, whose product MKPALNELGKLAKDKHIENKKYFDKLKKKTPKNLDYVMQDIHDDEFKKTDCLKCANCCKTTGPLFTLADIERISKSLRQKPQQFIEQYLRVDEDKDYVLQSVPCTFLDNENECMIYDVRPKACREFPHTDRKKFQQITDLTLKNVSICPAAFNIVEEIKKRLPL is encoded by the coding sequence TTGAAACCAGCTTTAAACGAATTAGGAAAACTAGCCAAAGATAAGCATATCGAAAACAAAAAGTATTTTGATAAGCTAAAAAAGAAAACGCCCAAGAATTTGGACTACGTAATGCAGGACATTCACGATGACGAATTCAAAAAAACCGATTGTTTAAAATGTGCCAATTGTTGTAAAACTACCGGGCCATTATTTACTTTAGCCGATATTGAACGAATTTCTAAGTCTTTAAGGCAAAAACCACAACAGTTTATCGAGCAATATTTGCGTGTTGATGAAGATAAGGATTATGTGTTGCAAAGTGTTCCTTGTACTTTCTTAGATAATGAGAATGAATGCATGATATATGATGTGCGTCCAAAAGCCTGTAGAGAATTCCCTCATACAGATCGTAAAAAGTTTCAGCAAATTACTGATTTAACGCTTAAGAATGTTTCAATTTGTCCTGCAGCTTTCAATATTGTGGAAGAAATAAAAAAAAGATTGCCGCTCTAA
- a CDS encoding bifunctional 2-polyprenyl-6-hydroxyphenol methylase/3-demethylubiquinol 3-O-methyltransferase UbiG has product MKDLFGKAILDYQTNNQPEDLITETSISEEDEMSVAYLFRNYDEMPSIEQKALQLAKGKILDVGCGAGSHSLTLQNDRNLDVTSIDISENAIQACKLRGLKNARVQDIMTLENEKFDTILLLMNGTGIFGKLKETPVFLQKLKSLLNPSGQILIDSSDIIYMFDEDEDGGKWIPSENEYYGETIFNITYKGEKEVPLDWLFLDYNTLQNAAFANGLQCELVLEGEHYDYLARLSI; this is encoded by the coding sequence ATGAAAGACCTTTTCGGAAAAGCCATACTTGACTATCAAACTAACAACCAGCCCGAGGATTTAATTACAGAAACATCTATTTCTGAAGAAGACGAAATGAGTGTCGCCTACCTTTTTAGAAATTATGATGAAATGCCAAGCATTGAACAAAAAGCATTACAACTGGCAAAAGGAAAAATACTCGATGTGGGATGCGGAGCCGGAAGTCATAGCTTGACTTTACAAAATGACAGGAATCTCGATGTGACTTCTATAGACATTTCAGAGAATGCAATTCAAGCCTGCAAACTTCGCGGATTGAAGAATGCAAGAGTCCAAGACATAATGACATTGGAAAACGAAAAATTCGATACCATTTTATTACTAATGAATGGCACAGGAATCTTTGGGAAACTAAAAGAAACTCCCGTTTTTTTGCAAAAATTAAAAAGTCTTTTAAATCCTAGCGGGCAAATCCTCATCGATTCTTCAGACATCATATATATGTTTGACGAAGATGAAGACGGAGGCAAATGGATTCCATCAGAAAATGAATATTACGGGGAAACTATCTTTAATATTACGTACAAAGGCGAAAAAGAAGTTCCTTTAGATTGGCTCTTCTTAGATTACAACACCCTTCAAAATGCGGCATTCGCCAATGGGCTTCAGTGCGAATTAGTTCTAGAGGGGGAACATTATGATTATTTAGCCCGCCTTTCAATCTAA